The following proteins are encoded in a genomic region of Actinomadura sp. NAK00032:
- a CDS encoding STAS domain-containing protein has translation MKDTTMPGLGIETRRGFIVLSLPAQISWQNYAGVREGVSRALSMAAGGRTQGRRRTGVVVDFGDTVLLDAAGLVLLARAETRAQLLGCPLRAVVPALSAHVRRALHLTGLAQLVPVFPDVASATGTPVPPAPAGDVDTTHVLDAIRALHPGDAGLTPTPPAPSELMITTTEAGDGDHTVVHLSGVLDEVTVPRLGETLTTLVEGNLRHLMVRMHERLGIRCDPLPILLGIRWRVAAEGGCLALPALPARLREIIDREGLGLVFTGCRSIEDRLLGGAGPA, from the coding sequence ATGAAGGACACGACCATGCCGGGCCTCGGCATCGAGACCCGGCGAGGGTTCATCGTGCTCAGCCTGCCCGCGCAGATCAGCTGGCAGAACTACGCGGGCGTCCGGGAGGGGGTGAGCAGGGCCCTGTCCATGGCCGCCGGCGGCCGGACGCAGGGGCGGCGGCGCACGGGGGTCGTCGTCGACTTCGGTGACACCGTGCTGCTGGACGCGGCCGGGCTGGTCCTGCTGGCCCGCGCCGAGACCCGCGCGCAGCTGCTCGGCTGCCCGCTGCGCGCCGTGGTGCCCGCCCTGTCCGCGCACGTGCGGCGGGCGCTGCACCTCACCGGGCTCGCGCAGCTCGTGCCGGTGTTCCCGGACGTCGCGTCGGCGACCGGCACGCCCGTCCCGCCCGCGCCGGCGGGGGACGTCGACACCACGCACGTGCTCGACGCCATCCGCGCCCTGCATCCGGGGGACGCCGGGCTGACACCGACGCCGCCCGCGCCGTCCGAGCTGATGATCACCACGACGGAGGCCGGGGACGGCGACCACACGGTCGTCCACCTGTCCGGCGTGCTGGACGAGGTCACGGTGCCCCGCCTCGGGGAGACGCTGACCACGCTGGTCGAGGGCAACCTGCGGCACCTCATGGTGCGGATGCACGAGCGCCTCGGCATCCGCTGCGACCCGCTGCCGATCCTGCTCGGCATCCGCTGGCGCGTCGCCGCCGAGGGCGGCTGCCTGGCGCTGCCCGCGCTGCCGGCCCGGCTCCGCGAGATCATCGACCGGGAGGGGCTCGGCTTGGTGTTCACCGGCTGCCGCTCCATCGAGGACCGCCTGCTCGGCGGCGCCGGGCCGGCCTGA
- the treS gene encoding maltose alpha-D-glucosyltransferase, producing MHGLPNDSARSTSDQVTAPEAETGTGAGGGPRAAGGTGPARPAGGSAAGAAPAAGAVPDPFDEGTPRTPHWFKTAVFYEVSVRGFADSNNDGYGDLRGLISRLDHLQWLGIDCLWLLPIYQSPLKDGGYDIANYTSILPDFGELGDFVELIEQAHARGIRVIADLVMNHTSDQHPWFQASRTDPDGPFGDFYMWADDDTGYPDARIIFVDTEQSNWTYDPVRGQYYWHRFFTHQPDLNYDNPDVQDAMLENLRFWLDLGIDGFRLDAVPYLYAREGTNCENLPETHTYLKRVRAEVDRLYPDRVLLAEANQWPADVVEYFGDPAAGGDECHMAFHFPVMPRIFMAVRREQRYPISEIMAQTPKIPESCQWGIFLRNHDELTLEMVTDEERDYMYTEYAKDPRMKANIGIRRRLAPLLDNDRNQLELFTALLLSLPGSPVLYYGDEIGMGDNIWLGDRDAVRTPMQWTPDRNAGFSTCDPARLYLPVIMDPIYGYQAVNVEAQANNPGSLLHWTRKMIEIRQRHPVFGVGSYVELSASNPSVLAFTREITEDESPWGEMDTVLCVSNLSRFPQPVELDMRRFEGYSPVECMGGVQFPAIGELPYLLTLPGHGFYWFQLLPPDDAGTDRIVGAGRTV from the coding sequence ATGCACGGCCTGCCGAACGACTCCGCCCGCAGCACATCCGACCAGGTCACCGCGCCCGAGGCGGAGACGGGAACCGGCGCGGGCGGCGGCCCGCGCGCCGCCGGCGGCACCGGCCCCGCCCGGCCGGCCGGCGGGTCCGCGGCGGGAGCGGCGCCGGCCGCCGGGGCCGTCCCCGACCCGTTCGACGAGGGCACTCCGCGCACGCCCCACTGGTTCAAGACGGCGGTGTTCTACGAGGTCTCGGTGCGGGGATTCGCCGATTCCAACAACGACGGCTACGGCGACCTGCGCGGCCTCATCTCCAGACTCGACCACCTGCAATGGCTCGGCATCGACTGCCTGTGGCTGCTGCCCATCTACCAGTCACCGCTCAAAGACGGCGGCTACGACATCGCGAACTACACCAGCATCCTGCCGGACTTCGGGGAACTCGGCGATTTCGTCGAACTCATCGAGCAGGCCCATGCGCGCGGTATCCGGGTGATCGCGGACCTGGTGATGAACCACACCTCCGACCAGCACCCCTGGTTCCAGGCCTCCCGCACCGACCCCGACGGCCCCTTCGGCGACTTCTACATGTGGGCCGACGACGACACCGGCTACCCCGACGCCCGCATCATCTTCGTCGACACCGAGCAGTCCAACTGGACCTACGACCCCGTCCGCGGCCAGTACTACTGGCACCGCTTCTTCACCCACCAACCCGACCTCAACTACGACAACCCCGACGTCCAGGACGCCATGCTGGAGAACCTGCGCTTCTGGCTCGACCTGGGCATCGACGGATTCCGCCTCGACGCCGTCCCCTACCTGTACGCCCGCGAAGGCACCAACTGCGAGAACCTCCCCGAAACCCACACCTACCTCAAACGCGTCCGCGCCGAAGTCGACCGCCTCTACCCCGACCGCGTCCTGCTCGCCGAAGCCAACCAATGGCCCGCCGACGTCGTCGAGTACTTCGGCGACCCCGCCGCCGGCGGCGACGAATGCCACATGGCCTTCCACTTCCCCGTCATGCCCCGCATCTTCATGGCCGTCCGCCGCGAACAGCGCTACCCCATCTCCGAGATCATGGCCCAGACCCCCAAAATCCCCGAATCCTGCCAATGGGGAATCTTCCTGCGCAACCACGACGAACTCACCCTGGAGATGGTCACCGACGAAGAACGCGACTACATGTACACCGAATACGCCAAAGACCCCCGCATGAAAGCCAACATCGGCATCCGCCGCCGCCTGGCCCCCCTCCTGGACAACGACCGCAACCAACTCGAACTCTTCACCGCCCTCCTGCTCTCCCTCCCCGGCTCACCCGTCCTGTACTACGGCGACGAGATCGGCATGGGCGACAACATCTGGCTCGGCGACCGCGACGCCGTCCGCACCCCCATGCAATGGACCCCCGACCGCAACGCCGGCTTCTCCACCTGCGACCCCGCCCGCCTCTACCTCCCCGTCATCATGGACCCCATCTACGGCTACCAGGCCGTCAACGTCGAAGCCCAGGCCAACAACCCCGGCTCCCTGCTGCACTGGACCCGCAAAATGATCGAGATCCGGCAGCGCCACCCCGTCTTCGGCGTCGGCTCCTACGTCGAACTCTCCGCCTCCAACCCCTCCGTCCTCGCCTTCACCCGCGAGATCACCGAGGACGAGAGCCCGTGGGGCGAGATGGACACGGTCCTGTGCGTCAGCAACCTGTCCCGCTTCCCGCAGCCGGTCGAACTGGACATGCGGCGCTTCGAGGGCTACTCCCCCGTCGAGTGCATGGGCGGCGTCCAGTTCCCCGCCATCGGGGAGCTCCCGTACCTGCTGACGCTTCCCGGGCACGGCTTCTACTGGTTCCAGCTGCTCCCGCCGGACGACGCGGGCACGGACCGGATCGTGGGCGCGGGAAGGACCGTCTGA
- a CDS encoding aminoglycoside phosphotransferase, whose product MLPPRAELIRDLAEWLPRQRWFGGKDGPIDELSIGTATELRTGDPALHHLVLDVRQNGTTDHYQLLLGVRRHLPDRLRHVEIGRDTGGSGGSGGSSGTRARTYDAAHDPDLTRTLLAALADGASIGPLRFHHAGGARIRTDLASLPITAEQSNTSLLFGDAYICKLFRRLSQGVNLDLEVNLALTRQGCEHVPAVHGWIELDAGEPGAEPVTLALLSDYLHTGADGWSLAIASVRDWFAYPLPSGDEWAELDASVAGGDFAAEAERLGAATAQVHRALADAFGVRTVPAAEVRALAARMNAELTATCRAVPGLAPHAKALTGAFLDLAGRTAPLAVQRVHGDYHLGQVLRTESGWALLDFEGEPARTQSERRALAHPLRDVAGMLRSFEYAARFLITKAGTVPTESGPHLETRAHAWAARNRAAFCRGYAAAGGADPAAHSVLMHAFEFEKAVYEVRYEARNRPAWLPVPLTSLAHLTA is encoded by the coding sequence ATGCTGCCACCCCGAGCGGAGCTGATCCGGGACCTCGCGGAGTGGCTGCCCAGGCAGCGCTGGTTCGGCGGCAAGGACGGCCCCATCGACGAACTGTCCATCGGCACCGCCACCGAGCTGCGCACCGGCGACCCCGCCCTGCACCACCTCGTCCTCGACGTCCGCCAGAACGGCACCACCGACCACTACCAGCTCCTGCTCGGCGTCCGGCGGCACCTCCCCGACCGGCTCCGGCACGTGGAGATCGGCCGCGACACCGGCGGTTCGGGCGGTTCGGGCGGTTCGAGCGGGACGAGGGCGCGCACGTACGACGCCGCCCACGACCCGGATCTGACCCGGACGCTGCTGGCCGCACTGGCGGACGGGGCGTCGATCGGGCCGCTGCGCTTCCACCACGCCGGCGGCGCCCGCATCCGGACGGACCTGGCGAGCCTGCCCATCACCGCCGAGCAGAGCAACACCTCGCTGCTGTTCGGGGACGCCTACATCTGCAAGCTGTTCCGCAGGCTGAGCCAGGGCGTGAACCTCGACCTGGAGGTCAACCTCGCCCTCACCCGCCAGGGCTGCGAGCACGTCCCGGCCGTCCACGGCTGGATCGAGCTCGACGCCGGCGAGCCCGGCGCGGAGCCGGTCACGCTGGCGCTGCTGTCGGACTACCTGCACACCGGCGCGGACGGTTGGAGCCTCGCGATCGCGAGCGTGCGCGACTGGTTCGCCTACCCGCTGCCGTCCGGGGACGAGTGGGCGGAGCTGGACGCCTCCGTCGCCGGCGGCGACTTCGCCGCCGAGGCCGAGCGGCTCGGCGCCGCCACCGCCCAGGTGCACCGGGCGCTCGCCGACGCGTTCGGCGTGCGGACCGTCCCCGCCGCCGAGGTGCGCGCGCTGGCCGCCCGGATGAACGCCGAGCTGACCGCGACCTGCCGGGCGGTGCCCGGCCTCGCGCCGCACGCCAAGGCGCTCACCGGGGCGTTCCTGGACCTGGCCGGGCGGACCGCGCCGCTGGCCGTCCAGCGGGTGCACGGCGACTACCACCTCGGCCAGGTGCTGCGCACCGAGTCGGGGTGGGCGCTGCTGGACTTCGAGGGCGAGCCGGCCCGCACGCAGAGCGAGCGGCGGGCCCTCGCGCACCCGCTGCGCGACGTCGCCGGGATGCTGCGCTCCTTTGAGTACGCGGCGCGGTTCCTCATCACCAAGGCCGGCACGGTGCCGACCGAGTCGGGGCCGCACCTGGAGACCCGGGCGCACGCGTGGGCGGCGCGCAACCGCGCCGCGTTCTGCCGCGGCTACGCGGCGGCCGGCGGCGCCGACCCGGCCGCGCATTCGGTGCTGATGCACGCGTTCGAATTCGAGAAGGCCGTCTACGAGGTGCGCTACGAGGCGCGGAACCGGCCGGCCTGGCTGCCCGTTCCGCTGACCTCGCTCGCCCATCTGACCGCTTGA
- a CDS encoding C40 family peptidase produces the protein MSIARHSHEDAAGSGAFGGHSGGTRAAGRKRGLLRAAVTAVATGAALAVPLSAPAPAAINPSVLRSLHLDSATLARVKAYDRYRTREASQRTKAAKALRFARKQIGKPYRWGADGPGGYDCSGLAMAAWRKAGVKIPRVTYAQYRKVDRKVKYGALKPGDLIFFHGRSHVGLFVGHGRFLHAPHSGAKVRIDKISKRRKRQFAGAVRPGAPAYKQFPASVRELVEKIDRMSAEKRADQPPDKGRTPQIPPPSDTVPNSPKNPPITTPGHTPADKAAPPGRPAQKPDDPAAQAPRSDAPSDKTRPEPRPRTQAASTAPAQRRPFYQHRVWAKYTGPYDYLPTVSGRPL, from the coding sequence ATGTCCATCGCACGCCATTCACATGAGGACGCGGCCGGAAGCGGAGCATTCGGCGGCCATAGCGGCGGCACCCGGGCCGCGGGCCGAAAACGGGGCCTGCTCCGGGCGGCCGTCACCGCGGTGGCGACCGGCGCCGCGCTGGCGGTTCCGCTGAGCGCGCCCGCGCCCGCGGCGATCAACCCGTCGGTGCTGCGGAGCCTGCACCTGGACTCCGCCACGCTGGCGAGGGTGAAGGCGTACGACCGGTACCGGACGCGCGAGGCGTCCCAGCGCACGAAGGCCGCGAAGGCGCTCCGGTTCGCCCGCAAGCAGATCGGCAAGCCCTACCGGTGGGGCGCCGACGGGCCCGGCGGCTACGACTGCTCCGGTCTGGCGATGGCGGCGTGGCGCAAGGCGGGCGTGAAGATCCCGCGCGTCACCTACGCCCAGTACCGCAAGGTCGACCGCAAGGTGAAGTACGGCGCCCTCAAGCCGGGCGACCTCATCTTCTTCCACGGCCGCAGCCATGTCGGCCTCTTCGTCGGGCACGGGCGGTTCCTGCACGCGCCGCACTCGGGCGCGAAGGTCCGCATCGACAAGATCAGCAAGCGGCGCAAGCGGCAGTTCGCCGGCGCGGTCCGGCCGGGCGCCCCGGCCTACAAGCAGTTCCCGGCCTCGGTGCGGGAGCTGGTCGAGAAGATCGACCGGATGAGCGCGGAGAAGCGCGCGGATCAGCCGCCAGATAAGGGGCGGACCCCCCAAATTCCGCCACCATCTGACACAGTTCCCAATTCACCCAAGAATCCCCCGATCACCACCCCCGGACACACTCCGGCGGACAAGGCCGCTCCACCCGGCCGCCCCGCCCAGAAGCCGGACGATCCCGCGGCCCAGGCCCCGCGAAGCGACGCACCGTCGGACAAGACACGGCCTGAACCGAGGCCCCGCACACAAGCGGCCTCCACGGCGCCCGCACAGCGGCGCCCCTTCTACCAGCACCGCGTATGGGCGAAGTACACGGGTCCCTACGACTACCTGCCGACAGTGTCCGGCAGACCGCTCTGA
- a CDS encoding metal ABC transporter solute-binding protein, Zn/Mn family: MTSLQRARVTGAGALLAVSALLAAGCGSSSDAGAAEEKGGTVSVVASTNVYGDIARQIGGGKVKVTSFITDPAQDPHSFEAGTRTRLALSEAGVVIENGGGYDDFMDTLLKGAGSKATVLNAVEVSGRTAPAGEELNEHVWYDLPSVGRLADRISAALAEADPDDAKTYTANAGAFKAKLKTLEGKAAALKAAHAGDGVAITEPVPVYLLEAAGLENRTPEEFSEAVEEEGDVPPRAMRDILALLTGKKVKALVYNSQTSGPQTEQVEKTAKESGVPVVPVTETLPEGTDYITWMDGNIAALGKALS; this comes from the coding sequence ATGACCTCTCTTCAGCGTGCCCGCGTCACCGGGGCGGGCGCCCTCCTCGCCGTCTCGGCGCTGCTGGCGGCCGGATGCGGATCGTCGTCGGACGCCGGGGCGGCCGAGGAGAAGGGCGGCACGGTGTCCGTCGTCGCCTCGACGAACGTCTACGGCGACATCGCCCGGCAGATCGGCGGCGGCAAGGTGAAGGTGACGTCGTTCATCACCGACCCCGCGCAGGACCCGCACTCGTTCGAGGCGGGGACGCGCACCCGGCTCGCGCTGTCGGAGGCCGGGGTCGTCATCGAGAACGGCGGCGGCTACGACGACTTCATGGACACGCTGCTCAAGGGCGCGGGGTCCAAGGCGACCGTGCTCAACGCCGTCGAGGTCTCCGGGCGGACCGCGCCGGCCGGCGAGGAGCTGAACGAGCACGTCTGGTACGACCTGCCGTCCGTCGGCCGGCTCGCCGACCGGATCTCCGCCGCGCTCGCCGAGGCCGACCCGGACGACGCGAAGACGTACACGGCGAACGCCGGCGCCTTCAAGGCCAAGCTGAAGACCCTTGAGGGGAAGGCGGCCGCGCTCAAGGCCGCGCACGCGGGCGACGGCGTCGCCATCACCGAGCCCGTCCCCGTCTACCTGCTGGAGGCGGCCGGGCTGGAGAACCGGACGCCCGAGGAGTTCAGCGAGGCGGTCGAGGAGGAGGGCGACGTCCCGCCCCGCGCCATGCGCGACATCCTCGCGCTGCTCACCGGCAAGAAGGTGAAGGCGCTCGTCTACAACTCCCAGACCAGCGGACCGCAGACCGAGCAGGTCGAGAAGACCGCCAAGGAGAGCGGCGTGCCCGTCGTGCCGGTCACCGAGACGCTGCCCGAGGGCACCGACTACATCACCTGGATGGACGGCAACATCGCCGCGCTGGGGAAGGCGCTGTCGTGA
- a CDS encoding metal ABC transporter ATP-binding protein, protein MRDAALSYGERTVWKGLDLDVAAGEFLVVLGHNGSGKTSLLRVLLGLQRLTAGTVTVQGRPPRRGSDLVGYVPQHRAVPPHTPLRARDLVRFGIDGHRWGPRRRPREARRRVEEALRDVGAAAYADVPLDVLSGGELQRVRIAQALATGPRILLCDEPLASLDAEHQRIVAGLVERRRREHGTAVVFVTHEVEPVAPFADRVLELGEAA, encoded by the coding sequence ATGCGCGACGCCGCCCTCTCCTACGGGGAGCGGACGGTGTGGAAGGGGCTGGACCTCGATGTGGCGGCGGGCGAGTTCCTCGTCGTCCTCGGGCACAACGGGTCGGGCAAGACCAGCCTGCTGCGGGTGCTGCTCGGGCTGCAGCGGCTGACGGCGGGGACGGTCACCGTGCAGGGGCGCCCGCCGCGCCGGGGCAGCGACCTCGTCGGCTACGTCCCGCAGCACCGGGCCGTCCCGCCGCACACCCCGCTGCGGGCCCGCGACCTGGTGCGGTTCGGCATCGACGGGCACCGGTGGGGGCCGCGGCGCCGCCCCCGGGAGGCGCGCCGCCGGGTCGAGGAGGCGCTGCGCGACGTGGGCGCCGCGGCCTACGCGGACGTCCCGCTCGACGTGCTGTCGGGCGGCGAGCTGCAGCGGGTCCGGATCGCGCAGGCGCTCGCGACCGGGCCGCGCATCCTGCTGTGCGACGAGCCCCTCGCGTCGCTGGACGCCGAGCACCAGCGGATCGTGGCCGGGCTCGTCGAGCGGCGCCGCCGCGAGCACGGCACGGCGGTCGTGTTCGTCACGCACGAGGTCGAGCCCGTCGCGCCGTTCGCCGACCGGGTGCTGGAGCTGGGTGAGGCGGCGTGA
- a CDS encoding metal ABC transporter permease: MSWHEIWHEIFNFEDYGALLGLVRNSLIAGAVLGLVGGLAGTFVIMRDLPFAVHGISELSFAGAAGALLLGLSVAGGSVVGALAAAALIGLLGAKARDRGSVIGVLMPFGLGLGVLFLSLYKGRSANKFGLLTGQIVAIDTPRLSWLLGTSAVVLVCLALMWRPLAFASLDPDVAAARGVPVRALAPAFTLVLGLAVAVSVQVVGALLVLALLCTPAAAAVRVTASPVLVPVLSTVFATVSVVGGILLSIGSSIPVSPYVTTISFALYAVCRAAGAVRARRGWTARRAAPRPDAVPA; the protein is encoded by the coding sequence GTGAGCTGGCACGAGATCTGGCACGAGATCTTCAACTTCGAGGACTACGGGGCGCTGCTCGGGCTCGTCCGCAACTCGCTCATCGCGGGCGCCGTGCTCGGGCTCGTCGGCGGGCTCGCCGGCACGTTCGTCATCATGCGCGACCTCCCGTTCGCCGTGCACGGCATCAGCGAGCTGTCGTTCGCCGGCGCGGCGGGCGCGCTGCTGCTCGGCCTGAGCGTGGCGGGCGGCTCGGTCGTGGGCGCGCTGGCCGCCGCGGCGCTGATCGGGCTGCTCGGCGCGAAGGCGCGCGACCGCGGCTCGGTCATCGGCGTGCTGATGCCGTTCGGGCTGGGGCTCGGCGTGCTGTTCCTGTCCCTCTACAAGGGCCGGTCGGCCAACAAGTTCGGCCTGCTCACCGGGCAGATCGTCGCGATCGACACGCCGCGGCTGTCGTGGCTGCTCGGCACGTCGGCGGTCGTGCTGGTGTGCCTCGCGCTCATGTGGCGCCCGCTGGCGTTCGCCAGCCTCGACCCGGACGTGGCGGCGGCGCGGGGCGTCCCGGTGCGGGCGCTCGCGCCGGCGTTCACGCTCGTGCTCGGGCTCGCGGTCGCGGTGTCGGTGCAGGTGGTCGGGGCGCTGCTGGTGCTCGCGCTGCTCTGCACGCCGGCCGCAGCGGCGGTGCGGGTCACCGCGTCGCCGGTGCTCGTACCGGTGCTGAGCACGGTGTTCGCGACCGTGTCGGTGGTGGGCGGGATCCTGCTGTCGATCGGCTCCAGCATCCCCGTCAGCCCGTACGTGACGACGATCTCGTTCGCGCTGTACGCGGTGTGCCGCGCGGCCGGGGCGGTCCGCGCGCGGCGGGGCTGGACGGCGCGGCGCGCCGCGCCGCGCCCGGACGCGGTGCCCGCCTGA
- a CDS encoding rod shape-determining protein, protein MWDFAGRDTAIDLGSDTVRMHVRDRGVVCREPSVLARSRDTGHILALGRPAREMAGRNPDVTLVRPIRAGAPTETDEAEYLMRHLVRRHHRRHYTARPRLVVTVPSGMTSVHYRALQFSAYQAGARRLTLVPTPIAAAIGMGMTSSTRPEIAVIACVGADVTDTGVIAFGGLVTSHTARVGGSALDRAIVAMVRREHGVALSQSAAERAKLEVGAVPPLGRRPVRQTVVTGRDISTGMPREVVLTTLDIGRAIAGPVTEIVDAIRAGLTGCSPEISGDLVSVGITLTGGCAQLPGLERMIRERTGLEARIGDDTGDAAVLGAGEVLRSAGSGEPSARKSSPRPHVLTTLPEY, encoded by the coding sequence ATGTGGGATTTCGCGGGCCGTGACACCGCTATCGACCTGGGCAGCGACACCGTGCGCATGCACGTGCGGGACCGCGGCGTGGTGTGCCGCGAGCCGTCCGTGCTCGCCCGCTCCCGGGACACCGGGCACATCCTCGCGCTGGGGCGGCCCGCGCGGGAGATGGCCGGGCGCAACCCCGACGTCACGCTCGTCAGGCCGATCCGGGCGGGTGCGCCGACCGAGACCGACGAGGCCGAGTACCTGATGCGGCACCTCGTCCGCCGGCACCACCGCCGCCACTACACCGCCCGCCCCCGGCTCGTCGTCACGGTGCCGAGCGGGATGACCTCCGTGCACTACCGGGCCCTGCAGTTCTCCGCCTACCAGGCCGGCGCGCGGCGCCTCACGCTCGTGCCGACGCCCATCGCCGCGGCGATCGGGATGGGGATGACCTCGTCCACGCGGCCCGAGATCGCCGTCATCGCCTGCGTCGGCGCGGACGTCACCGACACCGGCGTCATCGCGTTCGGCGGGCTCGTCACCTCGCACACCGCCCGCGTCGGCGGCTCCGCGCTGGACCGCGCGATCGTCGCGATGGTCCGGCGCGAGCACGGCGTGGCGCTGTCGCAGTCCGCCGCCGAGCGGGCGAAGCTGGAGGTCGGGGCGGTGCCGCCGCTCGGCCGGCGGCCGGTCCGGCAGACCGTGGTGACCGGCCGCGACATCAGCACCGGGATGCCGCGCGAGGTCGTCCTGACCACGCTGGACATCGGCCGCGCGATCGCCGGGCCGGTGACGGAGATCGTGGACGCGATCCGGGCGGGCCTCACCGGCTGCTCCCCCGAGATCTCCGGCGACCTGGTCAGCGTCGGCATCACGCTCACCGGCGGCTGCGCGCAGCTGCCCGGCCTGGAGCGGATGATCCGGGAGCGGACCGGGCTGGAGGCGCGGATCGGCGACGACACCGGCGACGCGGCGGTGCTCGGCGCCGGGGAGGTGCTGCGCTCGGCCGGCAGCGGCGAGCCGTCGGCGCGCAAGTCCTCGCCGCGCCCGCACGTGCTGACCACCCTGCCCGAGTACTGA
- a CDS encoding MBL fold metallo-hydrolase, whose translation MSDAPGLDGPGSPRLEEVSDGIFAYVQPDGTWWINNTGFLAGARGVVSVDACSTERRTRAYLEAIRSVSDRPVRTLVNTHHHGDHTFGNYLFPGATIVGHERTREGALAWGRPFDEPFWTKVDWGDVEIEPPFLTYADGVTLWVDDLRCEVRHVGTPAHTTNDSIVWIPGRRVLFCGDLLFNGGTPFLMQGSVAGAIRVLEEVVAPLGAETIVPGHGPVGGPELIDGVIAYARFVQATAAAAKPAGLSPLEAAREAGLGPFAELTDAERLVGNLHRAYAELDGLAPGGEIDIAAALGDMIAYNGGRPLTCRA comes from the coding sequence ATGAGCGACGCGCCCGGCCTCGACGGCCCCGGAAGCCCCCGCCTGGAGGAGGTGTCGGACGGGATCTTCGCCTACGTCCAGCCCGACGGCACCTGGTGGATCAACAACACCGGGTTCCTCGCCGGGGCGCGCGGGGTCGTCAGCGTCGACGCGTGCTCGACCGAGCGCCGCACCCGCGCCTACCTGGAGGCGATCCGGTCGGTGTCGGACCGGCCCGTCCGGACGCTGGTCAACACCCACCACCACGGCGACCACACGTTCGGCAACTACCTGTTCCCCGGCGCCACCATCGTCGGCCACGAGCGGACTCGGGAGGGCGCGCTCGCCTGGGGCCGGCCGTTCGACGAGCCGTTCTGGACGAAAGTGGACTGGGGCGACGTCGAGATCGAGCCGCCGTTCCTCACCTACGCCGACGGCGTGACGCTGTGGGTGGACGACCTGCGCTGCGAGGTCCGGCATGTGGGGACGCCCGCGCACACCACCAACGACTCCATCGTCTGGATCCCGGGCCGCCGCGTCCTGTTCTGCGGCGACCTGCTGTTCAACGGCGGCACCCCGTTCCTGATGCAGGGGTCGGTCGCCGGGGCGATCCGGGTGCTGGAGGAGGTGGTCGCCCCGCTCGGCGCGGAGACGATCGTCCCCGGGCACGGCCCGGTCGGCGGCCCCGAGCTGATCGACGGCGTCATCGCCTACGCGCGGTTCGTGCAGGCGACGGCCGCCGCGGCGAAGCCGGCCGGGCTGTCGCCGCTGGAGGCCGCGCGGGAGGCCGGGCTCGGCCCGTTCGCGGAGCTGACCGACGCCGAGCGGCTCGTCGGCAACCTGCACCGCGCCTACGCCGAGCTGGACGGCCTCGCACCGGGCGGCGAGATCGACATCGCCGCCGCCCTCGGCGACATGATCGCCTACAACGGCGGCCGTCCCCTCACCTGCCGCGCCTGA